In Streptomyces sp. NBC_01231, the sequence GGCGTCTTCGTCGTGGAAGAGATCGAGGGTGCCGACGCCGATCCAGGCCGGGGGAAGGCCGGTGAGATCCTCGCGGCGGGCGGCGGCCGCGTACGGGGAGACGCCCGGGCCCGCGACGGCGTCGCCGAGGTAGGACGACCAGCCGTACCGGTTGCTCTTGGGCGTCCAGACGCGCACCTTGAGGGTGTCCAGGTCGGTTCTCGTCGTCGTGCGGTCGTCCAGCATGGGGTAGAGGAGCAGCTGGAACACGGGGCGGATCTCGGCCCGGTCATGGGCGAGCAGCGCGAGGGCCGCGGCGATTCCGCCGCCCGCGCTGGCACCGCCGATCGCGATGCGGTCGACGTCGATGTGCAGGTCGCCCGCACGCTCGGCCAGTCCGCACAGTGCGGCGTAGGCGTCCTCGACCGCGGCGGGCGCGGGATGATCCGGGCCCAGTCGATAGCGGACCGCGGCGACGGTGATGCCGAGTTCGCGGGCGAACGCGATGTTCGTACGGTCGTCCTGCTCGGGTGCGCCGAAGATCAGCCCGCCTCCGTGGATCCAGAGCAGCGCCGGAGCCGCTGTCTTCAGGCCGGTCGGCTGAAAGACGCGAAGCGAGACGGACGGTGCGCCCTTGGGGCCGGGCACGACGATCTCCTGAACCGTGACGTCCGGTCCTGGATCGGTCGCGCGCCACTTCACGCGCCGCACGATGCGCGACGACAGACGACCGTAGGACACATTGGGGATGAAGCGACCTCGTCTGAGATCGGGGTGGAAGGTACTCATCGGGTCCTCGTTCTTTCCCCTCATCGAGGGGGTATGGACGGCGCGCAACTGTGTGAGACTCCTTGCGGACCGGATCGGGCAGTGAGACGTCGGTGTTACCTGTGCCTACCTCTCAGCGTGCGTCCGTAGCGCGGCGGATGCCACGTCGGCTATCAGACGCGAGGGCGTGTCGCGTTCGGCGGCTGTACGCTCTGCGACGAGCTCGGTTCGAATCACGCGCCGAACTCTGGCGTCGCCTTCCGACCGTGATGTGGTCGGCGAGGCCGGTCCCGAACCTCCGGGCGACTTCGCCGACCGATCTCCGACCCACCGCAGCGAGCTTGGTCGCGCGGCGGTGCGCACGTAGCTGAAGCCGCCGTCGTGGTCAGCCGTCCCGGCCGTCGCCTGCCGGACCCGGACGAGGTCGCGTACGTCGCGGACCTGCGCGCCACCGCAGGCCATGCTCGCGTCCGTTCCCCCCGTCCCGGTCCGGCAGGCGCGTGAATCCTGTGACTGCCGCGCCCGTACCGCCAGGTCAGATCTTGGTCTTCTCGCGGACCCAGGCGCCGATCTGAGCGATGGCGGCGTCGGTCTCCGGAATCCGGCCGGCGCCGTAGACGTACGAGTGCTGGCCTCCGGGGACCACCACGGTCGTGGTGTCGATTCCGGCGTCCTTGACGCGGGCGGCGAACTCCTCGTCCTCGCCGGCCAGGACCTCGTACGTTCCCCAGGAGACGAGGGTCGGGGGCAGGCCGCTCAGGTCAGCCCGGTTCAGGTTGATCCTGGTGTCCGTGAACTCGATGCCTGTGCCGCCGATCCAGGATTCCCGGAAGAATGACAGCAGTTCCCTGCTGAGGATCTTGTCCGTCCCGGCGTTGGCCGTGATGGTCTCGTTGGCGATCTCGAGGTCGCACCAGGGGGAGATCGACACGATGGCGCCGGGCAGCGGCTGCTTCTTGTCGCGGAGGCGAAGCGCCAGGGCGACGGCGATGAACCCGCCTATTGAGTGGCCGATCGTGATGATGTTTCCGGGCTCATAGCCTTCGGAGAGCAGCCAGTTGAAGGCCGCCTCGGCGTCGTCGACCTGAGCCGGGTACTTGTGTTCCGGTGCCCGCCGGAAGTCGATCACCAGGACGGGGGCGCCGGCGGCCTTGGCGATATGGCCGGCGAGCTTTCGGTCGACGTGTGCTGACGCCAGAACGGAGCCCCCGGCGTGACTGTGCAGGAGGACGTAGTCGGTGTTGGCGTCGACGGGTTCGCACCAGATTCCCGGCACACCGCCCGCGTCCACCTCACGGTAGGTGACGCCTTCCGGCTCCCGGGCCGCGAGATGGACTTGCTCCGCCTGGATGCGCGCCGCATCCACCTCGGACGGGGGATTCGCCCCTGTGGCCAGGAATTCCGTGAAGTGGATTGCTTCCGGGCTCAGTTCGACTGCAGTGTGCTCAGACATGTGGTACCTCCATGGGGGCCATTTGGCATATCGGTTCGCCCGGACCGGTATCGCCGGGGTTTGTCAGGCGGTGTGGGTGGGGTAGTCGGTGTGGCCGGTCTCATCTGCCACGGCGCTGGCGCCTTCGACGGCGGGGCGGATGCGGTTTCGAAGTAGCCGCCGAACTTGTTCGACCACCGCATCCGCTGTCACCTCGTCGTCGGCTCGCCGTCGTTTTCGGACGGGTTCGGTACGCGACATGTGGGAGTCAGTTCGGCATCCGGTTGAACCGGCGGACGATGCGGTCGAAGATCCGGGCCGGAAGGACGCGGTGGAACACGCTGATGCCGGCGGCCGTCGTGCCGGCGGTGCGCCGCAGTTTCGGGTTGCGGTCGGTGGCCGCCGCGACGATCACCTTGGCCACGGTGGCGGGATCGTCGCCGCCGCTGGTGTTTTTGGCCAGGACCTCGTCGAAGGTGCGCCGTCCCGACGCGTAGAGCGGCAAGGGGGTGTCGCCCTGCACGCTGTGGTCCCCGAACGGGGTGTTGATCGGGCCGGGCTCGACGAGCAGGATCCGGACGCCGTGCTCGCGGACCTCGTGGTCCAGCGACCCGGAGTAGCCCTCGACCGCGTGCTTGGTCGAGGTGTAGATGGACATGAACGGGCTGGGGACGAACCCGCTGAGGGAGGAGACGTTGATGACGCGTCCGCGCCGTTGCGCGCGCATGTGCGGCAGAACCGCCTTGGTCATCCGCATGATGCCGTAGACGTTGACGTCGAAGACCTCCTGCGTCCGGGCGACGGAGAACTCCTCGGCGGCGCCGTTGGCGCCGACGCCGGCGTTGTTGACCAGGACGTCGATGCGCCCGAACCGGTCGATCACCTGCTTGACCACGGAGGCGACCGATTCGTCGCTGGTCACGTCGAGGTCGAGGTAGGTCACTCCGGCGGGCGCGGTGACTCGCGCGGTGTTGCGAGCGGTTCCGATCACCTCGAAGCCCGCCGCGGCGAAGGCACGGGCCGTCTCCTTGCCGATCCCCGATGAGGCACCTGTCACGAGCGCCACCGGTCGAGTTGCCGCCATCACGAGCTCCCTTGGGTTTGACGTACTCCCGCATCTTATTACGGTCGTATGTCTTACGTTCGTATGACTATATGATGGTCATCAGCCAATGACAAGTGGTTACGCCCACTGATCCGAGAAGGATTCGGGAAACGTGGGGCGCGGCACCGGAAAGGCCATGAGCGGACGACGAGCTGGATTCGTCGGCTGATCTTCCCTGCGTAGTCCTTTTGGATCCACTTTGCTAATTTTTCTCCTGGTACGCCCGCCTGGCTACCGCGCTGGCGAACTGCGAGCTCCGGTCCTGCATGCATGGCAAGAGGCCCCTACCGCCAGGAAGCAAGGGCGGCCAAGCGCGCGTATCGCAACTTCGAAGCTGGTGTTGCGCAGGGGTTCAGACGGAGGAGCCCAGGCAGGGCCAGACGGCACCGCACCCGGTGGACTCGTTCGCCTGATCGGGGTGCCAGTCGGGCGCGAGGACGGTGGCGTGGCGACCGTGGCCGTCGGAGTGGACGAGAGCCAGGATGTCCGGGTGCGCGGTAAGGGGGGGCGGTGTCCTTGAACGCGTGATGCGGATGAGTTCGTGGAAGATCGCGGTGCCTTCCCAAGCTGCGCGGTCACCGTGGGTGAGGGCAGCGATACGGTGGCCGCGTTCATGGTGGCTTCTTGGCCGGCGGCCGCGAAGTGGACCGCGGAGGTCGATGCTGGCATCAAGGAGCCGTTTCCGGGGCGTCGTTGGTCGACCGGAAATGGATCGCGGCGGCGGGGTCCTGGGGCGTGCCGTTGGTCGGGACGTTTTTCGGTCTGCAGGCCGATGTCCTTCGGTTTGGGCCGCTGAGCTGCCGTCGGCTCCGCGCGGGTTATCTGCATCCAGGGCCTGTCATGGCGAGCCCTGGGGGCCCGGACACGGGTCAGCCCCGGCTCCGTCGCTCTCGGAGCCGGGGCTGACCCTGCATCGTGTACGGCGAGGCGTCCCCACCCCGCGCCGTACACGAAGTACCTGAAGTACCCGAAGTGATCGCAGCGACCGCAGTACCAGAAGTACCGGGCATACCCGGTGTACGGGCCGTCAGTGGGCGATCACCGGGATCTTCATCTCGTCCTCGGCACCCTCGCCGGAGGCCGGACCGACTTCCGGCTTGCCGGTGTTGATGAAGGTCGCGGCGATCACCGCGGCGAGTACGAGGATGCCGACGGCGAACCAGATCGCGTTGGTGTAGCCGTGCACCTGACCCTCCAGCTGGACCAGCTGCTGCTGGGCCTGGGAACCGGCGCCGCCGATGTGGTCCTTGATGTACGAGGTCGTCGCCGAGGCGGCGATCGTGTTCAGCAGGGCCGTACCGATCGCGCCGCCCACCTGCTGCGAGGTGTTGACCATCGCGGAGGCGACACCGGAGTCACGCGGCTCGACACCGTGCGTGGACAGGGAGAGGGCGGGCATGAACGCCGTACCCATGCCGAGGCCGAGCAGCACCAGCCCCGGCAGGATGACACCGGCGTACGAGGTGTCGATCTCCAGCCGGGTGAGGAAGAACATGCCGGTCCCGGCGACCAGGAAGCCCGGAGCCATCAGCAGGCGCGGGGGAACCCGGGTTATCAGGCGGGTGCCGATCTGCGTGGAGCCCACCATCAGGCCGCCGATCAACGGCAGGAAGGCGAGGCCGGTCTTGACCGGCGAGTAGCCCTTCACGAGCTGCATGTAGTAGGTCAGAAAGAGGAACAGGCCGAACAACGCGATGATCGCGAGGCCGAGGGAGAGGTAGACGCCTCCGCGGTTGCGCTCGGTGATGACGCGCAGCGGCAGCAGCGGGGCCCTGACCTTGGACTCGGTGAAGACGAACGCGGCGAGCAGCACCGCTGCGGCGAAGAACAGGCCGACCGTCGTGGAGTCGCCCCAGCCATCGGACTCGGCGCGGGTGAAGGCGTAGACGAGCGTGACCAGACCGAGGATGGACAGGACGACGCCCGGGATGTCGAGCGGCGAGCGGTTGCGGCTGCCGGACGGCTCACGGATGACGAAGTACGCGCCCGTGGCCGCGATGACGGCGAACGGGATGTTGACGAAGAACGTCCAGCGCCAGTCCATGTACTCGGTCAGGACGCCGCCGAGGATGAAGCCCACGGCGCCGCCGCCACCGGCGATCGCGCCGTAGATGCCGAACGCCTTGGCGCGCTCCTTGGGCTCCGTGAACGTCACGGCGAGCAGGGAGAGTGCGGCGGGCGCGAGCAGCGCGCCGAAGGCACCCTGCAGGGCACGGGCGCCGAGCATCGTCGCCTCGTTCGTGGCCGCGCCGCCGAGGGCGGACGCGGCGGCGAAGCCGATCAGACCGGCGACGAAGGTGTGCTTGCGGCCCCAGAGATCCGCGATACGGCCGCCGAAGAGCAGCAGACCACCGAAGGCCAGGGCGTACGCCGTGATGACCCACTGGCGGTTGCCGTCGGATATGCCCAGGTCCTGCTGGGCGGACGGCAACGCGATGTTCACGATGGTCGCGTCCAGCACGACCATCAGCTGAGCGAGCGCGATGAAGGTGAGCGCTTTCCAGCGGTTGGAATGGGAGTCGGCTGCCGCCTTGGCGGTGGCCTGAGCTGTTTCAGACATGGGGATACCCACTTCGGGACTTCGTGGCGAGACATCGAGATAGGGACTGGGACGGCTCGTCATCGTCGACGGCCGAAAGCGTTGTACGAGGTGATTACTGGTGACGACTACTGGCGGGCGCCGAGCGCCGAGCGCCGATCGATATCGATCTGACCGACCGACCGGATCAGTCACGCTCGTCCATGTCCTCCACGATCACGGCCGATCCGGGCAGTACGGAGCGGGCGGGTGCCCGCAGACCCGTCCAGGAACAACTGCAGATGACGGTGCGCTGGCTGACGGCGGCCATCAGATCGCCGGACCCCACATCGGGGCGCAACTGCCCGGCCTCTCGGGCGCGCTGCATCATTTGCCCGACCAGTTCCATCAGCCGCTCGCGTGCGACGAGCAGACCGGGGTGGTCCTGGTCGAAATTCTTCGAGAGCATCGGACACAGGGCGCCGATCCGCTCGTCCGAGTGCCCGACCACGCCGTCCCCGGCGACGTCCACGGCTACTAGGCTCCACCCACCTCGGGACAGTCCGCGGTCTCCACCGATATCAGAGCGGTTCGCTGTCTGCAGATCTCAGCCGGGAAGCTTGTTGCTCTTGCGGATCTGTCCGTCGAAGACCGCGGCGGGAAGGATTCGGTGCGCCGCGCTGACGAGTCGGGCTTGCCGGCCGGCGGTGTACCGCACCTTCGGCTTGGAGTCAGTGGCGGCCGCGACGATCGCCTTCGCGACGACGGCGGGGTCGTCGCCCTCCTCGTTGACCGCCAACCCCACCTTGTCGGCGATGCGCCGCTGCTCCGCATAGATCTGCAGGGGCATGTCGGGCGCGACGGTGTTCGCCTCGAATGCGGATTTGGTACCGCCCGGCTGGACGATGAGGGCCCGGACCCCGTGTTCGCGGATCTCGTGGTCCAGGGATTCGGTGAACCCCTCGAGCGCGTGTTTGGACGCCGAGTAGTTGGCCATGTAGGGCGCGGGGAGGAACCCGAGGACGGACGAGATGTTGATGATGCGCCCGCTTCCCTGGGCGCGCATGTGCGGGAGAACGGCCTTGGTCATGCGCATCACACCGAAGACGTTGGTGTTGAAGAGGCGCTCGGCCTGCGCGAGAGAGTTTTCCTCCCACGCGCCCGAGGAGCCGATGCCCGCGTTGTTGACGAGAACGTCGATCCGCCCGAACCGCTCGATCACCTGCTCGACCGCGGCGGCGACCGAATCGTCGTTGCCCACGTCGAGGGCGAGGAACGTCACGCCGTCGCGACGGTCGGCTCCCGACGTCTTCCGGCTCGTTCCCACCGTCTCGAAACCTGCTGCGGCGAGCGCCAGGGCGGCCTCCTTGCCGATACCGGTGGACGCGCCTGTCACGAGTGCCACCGGGCGGTTTGTTGCAGTCATCACGAGCTCCCTTGATTTTGGAGTATGACCGTATGTCGTACGATCGTATGTCTTACGTTCGTACGACCATACGAGGATCGTCGGTCGATGGCAAGTGGTCGCGTCCAGTGATTCGAGAAGGATGCGCCGCGCGTATCACAGGTTCGAAGCTGGGGGGCGGTGAGCAGAGCCCAGAGGGCGGGGCACAGGCAGGGCCAGACGGCACCGTGGTGTCCTTCGTACTGATGCTGCCCATCCCGCCACCGGCACCAGGCGCGGGAAAACGCGCGGGAACGCTTTGTGGGGACCGAACTCGACTTGATCGTCGCGGGTCACCTCGAGGACCTCGCAGTCGGGCAGGTGGAACAACTCCCACGCGGCTGAAGAGGCCGCGTCGGCCGTAGGACAGGCGCCTGCTGTGTGGCGAAGGCCATCCCCCGGCCGTGGCGGTGCGCCGTTTCATCACCGCGTACGCAGAGCGGTGTGTGTGGTGGCGCTCAGCGCGTGGGGGACAGGGCGCCGCGGAAGGTGCGCCGGTAGGCGAGCGGCGAGACGCCAATAGCGGCATGCAGGTGTTCTCGTAGCGATGTGCCGCCGGCGAAGCCGACTTGGCCGGCGATCTCGTCCACCGGCAGGTTTGTGGTTTCCAGGAGGTGTCGTGCGCGGTCGACGCGTTGCTGGATGAGCCAGCGTCCCGGGCTCATGCCCACCTCTTCGGTGAAGCGGCGGGCGAAGGTGCGCAGGCTCATGTGGGAGTGCTCGGCGAGGTCCGTCAGAGTCATGGGCTCGTGGAGGTTCTCCAGGGCCCACCGGCGGACGGTGGCCGTTCCGCTGGCCGTGGCCTCGGGTACCGGGTGCTGGATGTACTGCGCCTGCCCTCCTTCGCGCCACGGCGGGGCAACGCACATGCGGGCCACCTGGTTGGCGACTTCGCTGCCGTGGTCCTTGCGGATGATGTGCAGGCAGACGTCGAGCCCGGAGGCGGCGCCCGCTGAGGTCAGGATGTCCCCGTCGTCGATGAACAGGGCGTCCGGATCGAGTGCGACCTGTGGGAAGCGTTTACGGAAGAGGTCCGCGACCATCCAGTGGGTGGTAGCCGGCCGACCGTCGAGGAGACCGGCTGCGGCGAGGACGAAGGCGCCGGTGCAGACCCGGGTCGCGTGGATCATCCGCCGGTGGCAATCGCCCTCCGGCTCAGATCGTGGCCCGCGACTCCGAACGCTGACCGACGCGATCCCCGATCCGCTGCTGACCGGTGCGCCGGCACCTTCGTGACGACACCTTGCAGCTCCCTCTCCGGACGAACTCGCACAGGAGCAGAAGCCATGGCACACCAAGCAGAGGGCAACCAGAGGGGCAACCGAACTCGTCCATGATCAAGACCTCGGATCCGGCGAAGAACCGCATGCGGGTCCTCCAGCAGCTCGGCCGCAGAGGACCTGCCACCCCGGTGGCGCCGGCTGAGTCCCAGCTGGAGAGAACCTGCCGGCATCCGGCCGTGCCCCGAAAGCCACAGCCTGGAGGCTGGGGATTCGGTGCGTCAGACGCGCTGCCCGGCGTCCAGCAGGGTGAGGGCGTTGTTTATCCCCTGATCGAGGAGCTCGTTGGCGAGTTGAGTGTCGGTCAGGGCGCGGGAAAGCTGCAGTGTCCCGGCCATCAGGCCGAGGAGGCTGAGCGCCTTCACACGTGCGGAGGACGGGTCCTCGGGTGCCATGCGTTCGGCAATGCCCTCGACGAGGATCAGCACACCGTCGGTGTACGCCTGCCTGGTTGCGTCGGTGCAGCGCCCGATCTCGTCGAGCAGAGCGGCGTTGGGGCAGCCGTCGCCAAGCATTTCGCGGTGCTGGGGCGAGAGGTAACCCCGCACGATCTGCTCGAGTCCGGCGCGGCCGGGCGCGGCCTGTGCGACGACGTTCTCGGCCTGCGCC encodes:
- a CDS encoding alpha/beta hydrolase — encoded protein: MSEHTAVELSPEAIHFTEFLATGANPPSEVDAARIQAEQVHLAAREPEGVTYREVDAGGVPGIWCEPVDANTDYVLLHSHAGGSVLASAHVDRKLAGHIAKAAGAPVLVIDFRRAPEHKYPAQVDDAEAAFNWLLSEGYEPGNIITIGHSIGGFIAVALALRLRDKKQPLPGAIVSISPWCDLEIANETITANAGTDKILSRELLSFFRESWIGGTGIEFTDTRINLNRADLSGLPPTLVSWGTYEVLAGEDEEFAARVKDAGIDTTTVVVPGGQHSYVYGAGRIPETDAAIAQIGAWVREKTKI
- a CDS encoding oxidoreductase, translating into MTATNRPVALVTGASTGIGKEAALALAAAGFETVGTSRKTSGADRRDGVTFLALDVGNDDSVAAAVEQVIERFGRIDVLVNNAGIGSSGAWEENSLAQAERLFNTNVFGVMRMTKAVLPHMRAQGSGRIINISSVLGFLPAPYMANYSASKHALEGFTESLDHEIREHGVRALIVQPGGTKSAFEANTVAPDMPLQIYAEQRRIADKVGLAVNEEGDDPAVVAKAIVAAATDSKPKVRYTAGRQARLVSAAHRILPAAVFDGQIRKSNKLPG
- a CDS encoding oxidoreductase — encoded protein: MAATRPVALVTGASSGIGKETARAFAAAGFEVIGTARNTARVTAPAGVTYLDLDVTSDESVASVVKQVIDRFGRIDVLVNNAGVGANGAAEEFSVARTQEVFDVNVYGIMRMTKAVLPHMRAQRRGRVINVSSLSGFVPSPFMSIYTSTKHAVEGYSGSLDHEVREHGVRILLVEPGPINTPFGDHSVQGDTPLPLYASGRRTFDEVLAKNTSGGDDPATVAKVIVAAATDRNPKLRRTAGTTAAGISVFHRVLPARIFDRIVRRFNRMPN
- a CDS encoding TetR/AcrR family transcriptional regulator translates to MVRYGKEHKSETRRRIIETAGRRFKQDGIDGSGVSTLMKDAGLTNGAFYAHFASKDDLVTTAIADQLKAQAENVVAQAAPGRAGLEQIVRGYLSPQHREMLGDGCPNAALLDEIGRCTDATRQAYTDGVLILVEGIAERMAPEDPSSARVKALSLLGLMAGTLQLSRALTDTQLANELLDQGINNALTLLDAGQRV
- a CDS encoding alpha/beta hydrolase; this translates as MKWRATDPGPDVTVQEIVVPGPKGAPSVSLRVFQPTGLKTAAPALLWIHGGGLIFGAPEQDDRTNIAFARELGITVAAVRYRLGPDHPAPAAVEDAYAALCGLAERAGDLHIDVDRIAIGGASAGGGIAAALALLAHDRAEIRPVFQLLLYPMLDDRTTTRTDLDTLKVRVWTPKSNRYGWSSYLGDAVAGPGVSPYAAAARREDLTGLPPAWIGVGTLDLFHDEDAEYARRLSDSGVPCDLDVIPGAFHGFDLVFPKAEISREFWRRQARALKRAL
- a CDS encoding MFS transporter translates to MSETAQATAKAAADSHSNRWKALTFIALAQLMVVLDATIVNIALPSAQQDLGISDGNRQWVITAYALAFGGLLLFGGRIADLWGRKHTFVAGLIGFAAASALGGAATNEATMLGARALQGAFGALLAPAALSLLAVTFTEPKERAKAFGIYGAIAGGGGAVGFILGGVLTEYMDWRWTFFVNIPFAVIAATGAYFVIREPSGSRNRSPLDIPGVVLSILGLVTLVYAFTRAESDGWGDSTTVGLFFAAAVLLAAFVFTESKVRAPLLPLRVITERNRGGVYLSLGLAIIALFGLFLFLTYYMQLVKGYSPVKTGLAFLPLIGGLMVGSTQIGTRLITRVPPRLLMAPGFLVAGTGMFFLTRLEIDTSYAGVILPGLVLLGLGMGTAFMPALSLSTHGVEPRDSGVASAMVNTSQQVGGAIGTALLNTIAASATTSYIKDHIGGAGSQAQQQLVQLEGQVHGYTNAIWFAVGILVLAAVIAATFINTGKPEVGPASGEGAEDEMKIPVIAH